One part of the Pseudemcibacter aquimaris genome encodes these proteins:
- the hrpB gene encoding ATP-dependent helicase HrpB, translated as MPFKQGVMSSNLPIYEIIPNLLDALTVNNSAVLQAPPGAGKTTAVPLELIKESWLGDKKIIMLEPRRLAARAAAHRMADMLGEKVGETVGYRVRMDNKVGPKTRIEVVTEGILIRQLQNDPELSSVGIVIFDEFHERSIEADLGLALTLDIQDALRDDLKILVMSATLDGERVAKLMNDAPVITSEGRSFDVEIKHLDYKKSDYIDREMALAISKALNEETGSILAFLPGAGEIERTRKILEDYQLGNDVLICPLYGMMNFKDQDLAISPAPLGKRKVVLSTAIAESSLTIDGIRIVIDSGRSRYATFNTRSGMSGLETKMVSRASADQRTGRAGRLEEGVCYRLWSKAEDRALIPFDEPEIKRVDLTPLSLSLAQWGVQDAKSLKWLDIPDQATMAQAKSLLKSLEALTENGITDLGRKMAEFPMHPRLAHMVIKAGDIGHGKLALMIAALLEERDILNLRPDQRTADLRLRLEILLGADAKGVGLKKGIVSRIKEQVKRWQKQFRISNQNVDVEMAGLCLAFAFPDRIAARRGNNDGAYILSGGRGARLLNDDPLVSESFIVIGDLDKGGKDARVFLAAPIEREWIEEHFADQIIKKCDVAWDQRQKKVTAREQVLLGKMPITSSNISNPDPDSIKEALIQGIRTNGLNVLPWDKKSNTLLRRIRLLSSCGEIECSYKDEWLLENLEEWIGPYIDGMASLTAVGKINLEEILKNTLDWEQGQKLDQLAPTHIKVPSGSNIMIDYDNDPPVLAVKLQEMFGATKSPRILNGKQPLTVHLLSPARRPLQITTDLVGFWNSSYQDVKKEMKGRYPKHPWPDDPMAANPTRKVKPKGK; from the coding sequence ATGCCATTTAAACAAGGTGTTATGTCTTCGAACCTGCCTATCTATGAAATTATTCCAAATCTGTTGGATGCCTTAACGGTGAATAATTCTGCTGTTTTACAAGCACCGCCCGGGGCAGGTAAAACAACAGCTGTTCCACTTGAGCTAATAAAAGAATCATGGCTTGGGGATAAAAAGATCATCATGCTTGAACCCAGAAGGCTGGCCGCAAGGGCGGCCGCGCACCGTATGGCGGATATGCTAGGTGAAAAGGTCGGTGAAACGGTAGGGTACCGTGTGCGTATGGATAATAAAGTTGGTCCCAAAACCCGTATTGAGGTTGTCACAGAGGGTATTTTAATACGCCAGCTTCAAAATGATCCGGAACTTTCCAGTGTTGGCATCGTCATTTTTGATGAATTTCACGAGCGATCAATCGAAGCTGACCTTGGTTTGGCGTTGACGCTGGATATTCAGGACGCTTTACGCGATGATTTAAAAATTCTTGTGATGTCAGCGACCCTTGACGGTGAAAGAGTGGCGAAACTGATGAATGACGCCCCTGTTATTACCAGTGAGGGCCGTAGTTTTGATGTTGAAATTAAACATCTGGATTATAAAAAATCAGATTATATTGACCGGGAAATGGCATTGGCCATTTCAAAAGCACTGAACGAAGAAACCGGCAGTATTCTTGCCTTTTTACCCGGTGCCGGTGAAATAGAACGCACCCGAAAAATTCTTGAAGATTATCAACTGGGAAATGATGTTTTAATTTGCCCGCTTTACGGCATGATGAATTTCAAAGATCAGGATCTGGCCATTAGCCCTGCACCACTGGGAAAAAGAAAAGTTGTACTTTCAACGGCAATCGCAGAATCCAGTTTAACCATTGACGGGATCAGGATTGTTATTGATAGCGGCAGGTCAAGATACGCCACCTTTAACACCAGAAGCGGCATGTCAGGCTTAGAAACCAAAATGGTGTCCCGTGCGTCAGCGGACCAAAGAACCGGTCGCGCCGGCAGGCTTGAAGAGGGGGTTTGTTACCGCCTCTGGAGCAAGGCAGAAGACCGGGCATTGATCCCATTTGATGAGCCGGAAATAAAACGCGTTGATTTAACGCCACTTTCTTTAAGCCTGGCCCAGTGGGGCGTTCAGGATGCAAAAAGCCTGAAATGGTTGGATATTCCGGATCAAGCTACCATGGCGCAGGCAAAGTCACTTTTAAAATCGCTTGAGGCCTTAACAGAAAATGGCATCACCGATCTTGGCCGTAAAATGGCTGAGTTTCCAATGCATCCACGCCTTGCCCATATGGTGATTAAAGCGGGTGATATTGGTCATGGAAAATTGGCACTTATGATTGCGGCCTTGCTCGAAGAGCGGGATATCTTAAATCTAAGGCCAGATCAAAGAACAGCCGATCTTCGATTAAGGTTGGAAATACTACTGGGTGCTGATGCAAAAGGGGTGGGTTTAAAAAAAGGTATCGTAAGCAGGATTAAAGAACAGGTTAAACGTTGGCAAAAACAATTCCGGATTTCCAATCAAAATGTTGATGTTGAAATGGCCGGTCTTTGTCTTGCATTTGCCTTTCCGGACCGCATTGCTGCCAGAAGGGGCAACAACGATGGGGCATATATTTTGTCCGGCGGGCGCGGCGCCAGGTTATTAAATGATGATCCTCTTGTATCGGAAAGTTTCATTGTGATTGGTGATCTGGATAAAGGCGGAAAAGATGCTCGTGTATTTCTTGCGGCGCCAATTGAGCGGGAATGGATCGAAGAACATTTCGCGGATCAAATAATCAAAAAATGTGATGTTGCATGGGACCAAAGACAGAAAAAGGTCACGGCCCGTGAACAAGTGCTGCTTGGAAAAATGCCGATCACTTCATCAAATATTTCAAACCCAGATCCGGACAGCATCAAAGAGGCACTTATCCAAGGCATTCGCACAAACGGATTGAACGTGCTGCCGTGGGATAAAAAAAGCAATACGTTATTGCGCCGAATCCGATTGCTTTCTTCTTGTGGTGAGATTGAATGTTCTTATAAGGATGAATGGTTGTTAGAAAATCTCGAAGAATGGATCGGGCCATATATTGATGGTATGGCAAGCTTAACGGCTGTTGGTAAAATAAACCTCGAAGAAATACTTAAAAACACATTGGACTGGGAACAAGGGCAAAAACTGGATCAGCTTGCACCTACCCATATCAAGGTACCAAGCGGATCCAATATCATGATTGATTATGATAATGATCCGCCCGTACTGGCGGTTAAGTTACAGGAAATGTTTGGCGCAACGAAAAGTCCACGAATTTTAAATGGCAAACAGCCATTAACGGTGCATTTATTGTCGCCCGCACGCCGACCTTTGCAGATCACAACTGACTTGGTTGGATTCTGGAATAGTTCCTATCAAGATGTGAAAAAAGAGATGAAAGGCCGCTATCCGAAGCACCCTTGGCCGGATGATCCGATGGCGGCAAATCCAACGCGAAAAGTCAAGCCCAAAGGTAAATAA